A window of the Myxococcus fulvus genome harbors these coding sequences:
- a CDS encoding HNH endonuclease, which yields MSTAKRRRILGIIATDLTFERTEHRGREAWLGKCLHCNAHLLVGLDGEPISRATIEHIVPQTAGGTDALENLALACARCNQGKGTRHDPHYHRDARARELVEKLLARRRERWRAPDGGDEDSDAE from the coding sequence ATGAGCACCGCCAAGCGCCGCAGGATCCTGGGCATCATCGCCACGGACCTCACCTTCGAGCGCACCGAACACCGGGGACGCGAGGCCTGGCTGGGCAAGTGCCTGCACTGCAACGCCCACCTCTTGGTGGGCCTGGATGGGGAGCCCATCAGCCGGGCCACCATCGAGCACATCGTCCCGCAGACCGCCGGCGGCACCGACGCCCTGGAGAACCTGGCGCTGGCGTGTGCCCGCTGCAACCAGGGCAAGGGCACCCGCCACGACCCCCACTACCACCGCGATGCCCGCGCCCGGGAGCTGGTCGAGAAGCTGCTCGCCCGCCGCCGCGAACGCTGGCGCGCACCGGATGGGGGCGACGAGGACTCCGACGCGGAGTGA
- a CDS encoding cytochrome c3 family protein, protein MSGPLFPRWTNTVSRLSAAALLAVPAIGIGGLMAYVRSPYVTNQQMPVEQPIEFDHRHHAGDEKIDCQYCHWSVDKAPSAGIPSTTVCMSCHAQVWNKSPYLTEVRKAFFADMPIQWVRVHNLPDFVYFNHSIHVNKGVGCATCHGRVDQMAAIEQAAPLTMAWCLECHRNPEPNLRPAEFITSMTWTPPKDKAEAAALGKKLKEEYDVHSRESCSTCHR, encoded by the coding sequence ATGAGCGGCCCTCTGTTTCCACGCTGGACGAACACGGTGTCTCGGCTCTCCGCCGCGGCGCTTCTTGCCGTGCCCGCCATCGGCATCGGCGGCCTCATGGCGTACGTACGGTCTCCGTACGTCACGAACCAGCAGATGCCCGTCGAACAGCCGATCGAATTCGACCACCGCCACCACGCGGGTGACGAGAAGATCGACTGTCAGTACTGCCACTGGTCCGTGGACAAGGCGCCCTCTGCGGGCATCCCGTCCACCACCGTGTGCATGTCCTGCCACGCACAGGTCTGGAACAAGAGCCCGTACCTGACCGAGGTGCGCAAGGCCTTCTTCGCGGACATGCCCATCCAGTGGGTGCGGGTCCACAACCTGCCCGACTTCGTCTACTTCAACCACTCCATCCACGTGAACAAGGGCGTCGGTTGCGCCACGTGCCACGGACGAGTGGACCAGATGGCCGCCATCGAGCAGGCCGCGCCGCTGACCATGGCGTGGTGCCTCGAGTGCCACCGCAACCCCGAGCCGAACCTGCGGCCCGCGGAGTTCATCACGTCGATGACGTGGACCCCGCCCAAGGACAAGGCCGAGGCCGCCGCGCTCGGCAAGAAGCTGAAGGAAGAGTACGACGTCCACTCGCGCGAGAGCTGCTCCACATGCCACCGATGA
- a CDS encoding TAT-variant-translocated molybdopterin oxidoreductase, translated as MNTKRDGAPSQESSSFALPVVSDRPAPAPDAVGEALDHAAQHANSSEHGYGQTYWRSLEEKLGTSEYMEETRPEFPAGADLPPSGFVRREFMQLLGASLALAGATACSTRPQDEKLLPYTKTPPEVTPGNPLHYASAMTLSGHTSGLLITAREGRPVKIEGNPDHPINQGAACTFEQAWLLSLYDPSRARVLRQGKSPRALRVLHETLAGVSTKAANGGSRVRFLTEAVGSPLTGDLRNRILKKLPNARFFSASSNQDTTADALRTLFGGQHVTALYDFANADVVLSLDADFLESCPGNLRHIREFADRRDPRKGKLNRLYMAEARFSITGGMADHRKRLKSREILGLAAAVAQAVGGSAASLAGPAAAKSELRGDMGNWVQAVAADLRAAGPGRSLVIAGERQPAAVHALAHAINDALGNANKTVRYVQASIAEATGLSQARALVEDIEAGRVDTLVITAYNPVYTLPADVGLAKVLSKDHPNRAKLNVIYTGLYEDETSAHADWFIPAAHPLETWSDGRSVDGTVSIAQPLIQPLFAGVPEAELLAMFLDEPFRPAYQLLRDYWRGQSANAADFEARWETWVSQGFIENTASAAVTTAPDFGAAASLVTGYTPPATGDLELNFITDYKVYDGRFGNNSWLQELPEPITKMTWDNAALVGPDTAKKLSLSPGDLAELSYAGQKLTVPVWVVPGHEDDTVTVALGYGRDGLHEQVAKGVGFNANLIRTSKNPWFDGGATLTKVRGSHKFSLTQTHWRMENRPLALDMPLSELETPSDATKHTLHRVKGELKLGIQDNLEPFPYNGYKWGMAIDLSRCTGCSACVIACQAENNIPVVGKEQVARSREMNWLRIDRYFEGPENDPKMVMQPVACVHCEKAPCEYVCPVNATVHSDEGLNDMVYNRCVGTRYCSNNCPYKVRRFNYLHYTADKTATEKMLMNPDVTVRNRGVMEKCTYCVQRIERVRIDARVQKQPIKEADLKTACQQTCAAQAIVFGSLHDEKQLVSQLHEDVRAYKLLHELGTRPRTAHLIRVRNPNTALEPAKAAPQEGSH; from the coding sequence ATGAACACGAAGCGCGACGGCGCCCCGTCGCAGGAGTCCTCTTCCTTCGCGCTCCCGGTCGTCTCGGACCGGCCCGCCCCGGCGCCCGACGCCGTGGGTGAGGCGCTGGACCACGCCGCCCAGCACGCGAACTCCTCCGAGCACGGCTACGGCCAGACGTACTGGCGCAGCCTCGAGGAGAAGCTCGGCACCTCCGAGTACATGGAGGAGACCCGCCCGGAGTTCCCCGCGGGCGCGGACCTGCCCCCCTCCGGCTTCGTTCGCCGCGAGTTCATGCAGCTGCTCGGCGCGTCGCTCGCGCTGGCCGGCGCCACGGCGTGCAGCACCCGTCCCCAGGACGAGAAGCTGCTGCCGTACACGAAGACGCCGCCGGAGGTCACCCCCGGCAACCCGCTGCACTACGCGTCCGCGATGACGCTGTCGGGCCACACCTCCGGCCTGCTCATCACCGCCCGCGAGGGTCGCCCCGTGAAGATCGAGGGCAACCCGGACCACCCCATCAACCAGGGAGCCGCCTGCACCTTCGAGCAGGCGTGGCTGTTGTCCCTGTACGACCCCAGCCGCGCCCGCGTGCTGCGCCAGGGCAAGAGCCCCCGCGCCCTGCGCGTGCTCCATGAGACGCTGGCCGGGGTCTCGACCAAGGCGGCCAACGGCGGCTCGCGCGTGCGCTTCCTCACGGAGGCCGTGGGCTCCCCGCTGACGGGTGACCTGCGCAACCGCATCCTGAAGAAGCTGCCCAACGCGCGCTTCTTCAGCGCGTCCTCCAACCAGGACACCACCGCGGACGCGCTGCGCACGCTGTTCGGCGGCCAGCACGTCACCGCGCTGTACGACTTCGCCAACGCGGACGTCGTGCTGTCGCTGGACGCGGACTTCCTGGAGAGCTGCCCGGGCAACCTGCGCCACATCCGCGAGTTCGCGGACCGCCGCGACCCGCGCAAGGGCAAGCTCAACCGCCTCTACATGGCGGAGGCCCGCTTCTCCATCACCGGCGGCATGGCCGACCACCGCAAGCGCCTGAAGTCCCGCGAAATCCTCGGGCTGGCCGCCGCCGTGGCCCAGGCCGTGGGTGGCAGCGCCGCGTCGCTCGCCGGTCCCGCCGCCGCCAAGTCGGAGCTGCGCGGGGACATGGGCAACTGGGTGCAGGCGGTCGCCGCCGACCTGCGCGCCGCCGGTCCCGGCCGCTCGCTCGTCATCGCGGGTGAGCGTCAGCCGGCCGCCGTGCACGCGCTGGCCCACGCCATCAACGACGCGCTCGGCAACGCCAACAAGACGGTGCGCTACGTCCAGGCGTCCATCGCGGAGGCCACCGGCCTGTCGCAGGCGCGCGCCCTGGTCGAGGACATCGAGGCGGGCCGCGTCGACACGCTGGTCATCACCGCCTACAACCCCGTCTACACGCTGCCGGCGGACGTGGGCCTGGCCAAGGTGCTCAGCAAGGACCACCCCAACCGCGCCAAGCTGAACGTCATCTACACGGGCCTCTACGAGGACGAGACCAGCGCGCACGCCGACTGGTTCATCCCCGCGGCGCACCCGCTGGAGACGTGGAGCGACGGTCGCTCGGTGGACGGCACCGTCTCCATCGCGCAGCCGCTCATCCAGCCGCTCTTCGCGGGCGTGCCGGAGGCGGAGCTGCTCGCCATGTTCCTGGACGAGCCCTTCCGCCCCGCCTACCAGCTGCTGCGCGACTACTGGCGCGGCCAGTCCGCCAACGCGGCGGACTTCGAGGCGCGCTGGGAGACGTGGGTGTCCCAGGGCTTCATCGAGAACACCGCGTCCGCCGCCGTGACCACCGCCCCGGACTTCGGCGCCGCGGCCTCGCTGGTCACGGGCTACACGCCCCCGGCCACGGGTGACCTCGAGCTGAACTTCATCACGGACTACAAGGTCTACGACGGCCGCTTCGGCAACAACTCCTGGCTGCAGGAGCTGCCCGAGCCCATCACCAAGATGACCTGGGACAACGCCGCGCTCGTCGGCCCGGACACGGCCAAGAAGCTGAGCCTGTCCCCCGGCGACCTGGCTGAGCTGTCCTACGCCGGCCAGAAGCTGACGGTCCCGGTGTGGGTGGTCCCCGGTCACGAGGACGACACCGTCACGGTGGCGCTGGGCTACGGCCGCGACGGCCTGCACGAGCAGGTCGCCAAGGGCGTGGGCTTCAACGCCAACCTGATTCGCACCAGCAAGAACCCCTGGTTCGACGGCGGCGCCACGCTCACCAAGGTGCGCGGCAGCCACAAGTTCAGCCTGACCCAGACGCACTGGCGCATGGAGAACCGGCCCCTCGCGCTGGACATGCCGCTGTCCGAGCTGGAGACGCCCTCCGACGCCACCAAGCACACCCTGCACCGCGTGAAGGGTGAGCTGAAGCTGGGCATCCAGGACAACCTCGAGCCCTTCCCGTACAACGGCTACAAGTGGGGCATGGCCATCGACCTGTCGCGCTGCACGGGCTGCAGCGCCTGTGTCATCGCCTGCCAGGCCGAGAACAACATCCCGGTGGTGGGCAAGGAGCAGGTCGCCCGCAGCCGCGAGATGAACTGGCTGCGCATCGACCGGTACTTCGAGGGTCCGGAGAACGACCCGAAGATGGTCATGCAGCCCGTCGCGTGCGTGCACTGCGAGAAGGCGCCTTGCGAGTACGTGTGCCCGGTGAACGCCACGGTGCACTCGGACGAGGGCCTGAACGACATGGTGTACAACCGCTGCGTCGGCACGCGGTACTGCTCCAACAACTGCCCCTACAAGGTCCGCCGCTTCAACTACCTGCACTACACCGCGGACAAGACGGCCACCGAGAAGATGCTGATGAACCCGGACGTCACGGTGCGCAACCGCGGCGTCATGGAGAAGTGCACGTACTGCGTCCAGCGCATCGAGCGCGTTCGCATCGACGCGCGCGTCCAGAAGCAGCCCATCAAGGAGGCCGACCTCAAGACGGCCTGCCAGCAGACGTGCGCCGCCCAGGCCATCGTCTTCGGCTCCCTGCACGACGAGAAGCAGCTCGTCTCGCAGCTCCATGAGGACGTCCGCGCCTACAAGCTCCTCCACGAGCTGGGCACGCGTCCGCGCACCGCGCACCTCATCCGCGTGCGCAACCCGAATACCGCCCTCGAGCCGGCCAAGGCCGCGCCGCAGGAAGGGAGCCACTAA